A region of Vitis vinifera cultivar Pinot Noir 40024 chromosome 15, ASM3070453v1 DNA encodes the following proteins:
- the LOC100258476 gene encoding signal peptide peptidase-like 4, with amino-acid sequence MDSPRNLLLLFVLLVCTLTVAFAGDIVHQDDIAPKKPGCENNFVLVKVPTWVDHEEGNEYVGVGARFGPTLESKEKHANQTTLTLADPPDCCSTPKNKLTGEVILVYRGNCSFTNKAKVAENAGASAVLIVNNQTELFKMVCEANETAINISIPVVMLPQDAGASLEKSLKNNSSVAVQLYSPKRPLVDIAEVFLWLMAVGTILSASYWSAWSAREAANEQDKLLKDASDEFLSTEGTGSSGMVDINTTSAVLFVVIASCFLVMLYKLMSFWFVEVLVVLFCIGGVEGLQTCLVALLSCFRWFEQAAESFVKVPFFGAVSYLTLAVSPFCIAFAVVWAVFRRINFAWIGQDILGIALIITVLQIVRVPNLKVGTVLLSCAFLYDIFWVFVSKWWFNESVMIVVARGDRSGEDGIPMLLKIPRMFDPWGGYSIIGFGDIILPGLLVAFSLRYDWLAKKSLRAGYFVWAMTAYGLGLLITYVALNLMDGHGQPALLYIVPFTLGTFLALGKKRGDLKTLWTKGEPERPCPHIQPSQ; translated from the exons ATGGATTCTCCCAGAAATTTGCTCCTTCTGTTTGTTCTTCTTGTCTGCACTCTTACTGTGGCCTTCGCCGGAGACATAGTTCACCAGGATGACATCGCTCCGAAGAAGCCTGGCTGCGAGAACAACTTCGTTCTG GTAAAAGTACCAACTTGGGTTGATCATGAAGAAGGGAATGAATATGTTGGTGTTGGTGCTCGATTCGGTCCTACCTTGGAATCAAAAGAGAAACATGCTAACCAAACAACACTCACTCTTGCAGATCCTCCTGATTGTTGCAGTACACCCAAAAACAAG CTAACAGGTGAAGTCATCTTGGTATACCGAGGTAACTGCAGTTTCACAAACAAGGCAAAGGTTGCAGAAAATGCTGGTGCTTCTGCAGTTCTCATTGTAAACAACCAGACAG AACTTTTCAAAATGGTTTGTGAAGCTAATGAAACTGCTATAAATATAAGCATTCCGGTTGTCATGCTTCCACAAGATGCTGGTGCCAGCTTGGAAAAAAGTTTAAAGAACAACTCTTCAG TTGCTGTTCAGCTATACTCTCCAAAGCGTCCACTTGTTGACATAGCTGAGGTGTTTTTGTGGCTCATGGCCGTTGGTACCATTTTATCTGCATCTTACTGGTCTGCATGGAGTGCCAGAGAAGCAGCTAATGAGCAGGACAAGCTATTAAAG GATGCTTCAGATGAGTTTCTAAGTACAGAGGGCACTGGTTCTAGTGGTATGGTGGATATCAACACGACATCAGCAGTTCTTTTTGTTGTGATCGCTTCATGTTTCTTGGTTATGCTTTATAAACTTATGTCGTTCTGGTTTGTTGAGGTTCTGGTGGTTCTGTTTTGCATTGGTGGGGTAGAG GGCCTTCAGACTTGCTTGGTGGCTTTGTTATCTTG TTTCAGATGGTTTGAACAAGCTGCAGAATCATTTGTTAAGGTGCCATTCTTTGGAGCCGTCTCATATCTGACTTTGGCTGTGTCTCCATTCTGCATAGCATTTGCTGTTGTTTGGGCAGTTTTTCGCCGCATCAACTTTGCTTGGATTGGACAAGATATCCTT GGTATTGCACTCATCATCACAGTTCTTCAGATCGTTCGTGTTCCTAATCTCAAG GTTGGAACTGTTCTTCTCAGTTGTGCGTTCTTGTACGACATCTTTTGGGTTTTTGTTTCTAAATGGTGGTTCAATGAGAGTGTGATGATTGTG GTAGCTCGTGGTGATAGGAGTGGGGAGGATGGTATTCCGATGCTACTGAAGATCCCGCGAATGTTTGATCCTTGGGGTGGCTACAGCATCATTGGATTTGGTGATATTATCTTACCGGGACTGCTTGTGGCATTCTCACTAAG GTATGATTGGTTGGCAAAGAAGAGTCTCCGAGCAGGATACTTTGTGTGGGCCATGACTGCTTATGGTCTAG GACTCCTCATCACATATGTGGCCTTGAACTTGATGGATGGGCATGGCCAACCAGCTCTACTCTACATTGTTCCATTCACACTCG GCACCTTTCTGGCATTGGGAAAGAAGAGAGGCGATCTCAAGACTCTATGGACAAAAGGAGAACCCGAAAGGCCATGCCCGCACATCCAACCTTCTCAATAG